A genomic segment from Montipora foliosa isolate CH-2021 chromosome 9, ASM3666993v2, whole genome shotgun sequence encodes:
- the LOC137970492 gene encoding regulator of microtubule dynamics protein 1-like isoform X2, whose product MSEMENDFKTVDDLCDDNELQKAYDLLMKYKEPQKSDVEWRLAKVKRMMAEESKDTQKKKELTYEALDHAKLALSLDDKNFAAHKWYAITLSFVGEYEGTKAKLQNAFVMKEHFERAIELNPSDATSRHVLGVWCFTFADMGWVTRKLAATIFASPPTSSYEEALGHFQKAEELDPNFYAKNHMFLGKTFLRLKKMDEAKMWLDKAANNNPKKTADDKAAKKEAEEMLQTYF is encoded by the exons ATGAGTGAGATGGAGAATGATTTTAAGACAGTGGATGACTTGTGTGATGACAATGAGCTGCAGAAGGCATATGACCTGCTGATGAAATACAAGGAACCTCAAAAATCTGACGTTGAGTGGAGGTTAgcaaaagtaaaaagaatgatgGCAGAGGAAAGCAAAGATAcacagaagaaaaaagaactgaCTTATGAAGCTCTTGATCATGCTAAACTGGCTTTGAGCCTGGATGACAAAAATTTTGCTGCACATAAA TGGTATGCGATTACACTTTCTTTTGTTGGGGAATATGAAGGAACAAAGGCCAAACTACAGAATGCTTTTGTCATGAAAGAGCATTTTGAG AGAGCAATTGAATTGAATCCTTCTGATGCCACCTCTCGTCATGTACTTGGTGTTTG GTGTTTTACTTTTGCTGACATGGGCTGGGTCACTAGAAAACTAGCAGCCACTATCTTTGCTTCACCGCCAACATCTTCCTATGAAGAG GCCTTAGGacattttcaaaaagctgaGGAAT TGGATCCAAACTTTTATGCTAAAAACCACATGTTTCTTGGAAAGACATTTCTACGTTTGAAGAAAATGGATGAAGCTAAAATGTGGCTGGACAAAGCGGCAAACAACAATCCGAAGAAAACTGCAGATGACAAAGCG GCCAAAAAGGAGGCTGAGGAAATGTTGCAGACGTACTTTTAA
- the LOC137970492 gene encoding regulator of microtubule dynamics protein 1-like isoform X1, which translates to MAALSEKFRLAWRLQGLFQGEGFVIKALQHFKSPPNSSRHVHRKVLKLCYLLVRRSQPSKIVPPLVAATGWFGASKFQEKSPAAVINSNMSEMENDFKTVDDLCDDNELQKAYDLLMKYKEPQKSDVEWRLAKVKRMMAEESKDTQKKKELTYEALDHAKLALSLDDKNFAAHKWYAITLSFVGEYEGTKAKLQNAFVMKEHFERAIELNPSDATSRHVLGVWCFTFADMGWVTRKLAATIFASPPTSSYEEALGHFQKAEELDPNFYAKNHMFLGKTFLRLKKMDEAKMWLDKAANNNPKKTADDKAAKKEAEEMLQTYF; encoded by the exons ATGGCGGCTCTATCTGAGAAGTTTCGCTTGGCGTGGCGATTACAAGGACTATTTCAAGGAGAAGGATTTGTGATAAAAGCACTTCAACATTTTAAATCACCTCCAAATTCTTCAAGGCACGTTCATAGAAAG GTCTTAAAACTTTGTTATCTACTTGTGAGGAGATCTCAACCCAGCAAAATAGTTCCTCCCCTAGTTGCAGCCACTGGTTGGTTTGGAGCCTCCAAGTTTCAGGAAAAATCACCTGCAGCAGTAATAAACAGCAATATGAGTGAGATGGAGAATGATTTTAAGACAGTGGATGACTTGTGTGATGACAATGAGCTGCAGAAGGCATATGACCTGCTGATGAAATACAAGGAACCTCAAAAATCTGACGTTGAGTGGAGGTTAgcaaaagtaaaaagaatgatgGCAGAGGAAAGCAAAGATAcacagaagaaaaaagaactgaCTTATGAAGCTCTTGATCATGCTAAACTGGCTTTGAGCCTGGATGACAAAAATTTTGCTGCACATAAA TGGTATGCGATTACACTTTCTTTTGTTGGGGAATATGAAGGAACAAAGGCCAAACTACAGAATGCTTTTGTCATGAAAGAGCATTTTGAG AGAGCAATTGAATTGAATCCTTCTGATGCCACCTCTCGTCATGTACTTGGTGTTTG GTGTTTTACTTTTGCTGACATGGGCTGGGTCACTAGAAAACTAGCAGCCACTATCTTTGCTTCACCGCCAACATCTTCCTATGAAGAG GCCTTAGGacattttcaaaaagctgaGGAAT TGGATCCAAACTTTTATGCTAAAAACCACATGTTTCTTGGAAAGACATTTCTACGTTTGAAGAAAATGGATGAAGCTAAAATGTGGCTGGACAAAGCGGCAAACAACAATCCGAAGAAAACTGCAGATGACAAAGCG GCCAAAAAGGAGGCTGAGGAAATGTTGCAGACGTACTTTTAA